The Oreochromis niloticus isolate F11D_XX linkage group LG18, O_niloticus_UMD_NMBU, whole genome shotgun sequence DNA window CATTCACCATCTGCTAGCGATCCATAACCCTTCAGCATGAATATACATTACTGTTGATGATTTCAtcatacattttttgcacgataatcagttcagttttactgACAAACCGCTTCTTTAAATTCTGCAAGTTTCAAGATATGTTTAACTCCAGTCTGCTGTCTGGGATGTTGGAAACCAAACATCTTCTTTCACAACTCAAATCAGTTGCAGAAAATCCAGCAGTATATCTGCATGGCTCTAACATTAAATTTGCCCGTATTCTAACTAATAATAAGCTTAAGTCAATGCTGTTTTCTGCAGATTAACGTATAGCGATTTTGTTTCTATGATTGCCTTTTGCAAACAGATGTAAACGGTGCATGGTTGTTTGTGAAGAGCAGACTTAACATGAAACATTTCCTTATTTGGTgtaaaatgttaacatttaaatgtattttttcagcTTGCAGTGGCAGTAGGAAGGGTTATTCACATACTTTGTTATGTACTGAGTGTAGTGAAGTATGCACAGTATGATTTGTGAAACTGCAAAAACTTAAAAATTGGTTGGAATTAACATtggttttaaagaaaaaaacaaaagcaatgaCAAGCATCCCTGGTTTATGAAGATATTTTACCATAAATTTTGAAAGCATAGTAGGCCTTGAGGTCCCGTGGAGCCATCTCACTGAGGACAGAAAACATGTCCAAGAAGTCGTCCAGTGTCATATTTCCCTCTCCGTCCTCAGAGAAAACCTCAGCGATCCTCTGTCGAAATGGGTTGTCCTAAACAAACAGGACACCACAGCAGTCTAATAAAGAATCAGAGCGTGAACACACAAACGTTCAGCACAACTAACTTCTGCTTGTTGGATGTGATGGCTTGCAGTTTAGTCCTGTTCTATCAAAACTGTGCTGTTTGTgattttaagttttgtttttctgtttgaaatCCAATAGAATCATAAAATTATCTTTAGTAATCACAACAGCTTGGAATAAGCGGCAACCTCGGGCATGACCCTGATCGTGACTGACTCACTCTCCCTTTCTTGGGGCATGTCAGTGACCAGCTTGTTAACACACCTGTTTACCTTGCTGCCACTGAGTAAAGAGGCATATAATTGACCCATTTCCAAAAAGTGTGTCCTCTGGGACCCACCAACATCCTTCAAGTTTAAAGGAGTCGGGTAACATATAACCGCTCAAAGAATTCTGTCGATTAATTGGTCATTAATTATGGATTGGGAACACAGGGAGAGAGCGCAGGTCTGCAGGGCGTGTAGTGCAGTGGGACTACCTTCAGCTCTGGCATGCTGCCAATCAGCTCATatggtaacttcacatctgggTGGTTGGTGTAGTCAAGAGGAACGAGCTGCGGTGCCAAATCCCGATAGCGGTAGAAGAGTCTAGGAAAGGTTTAAAAAATTTACTATCAATATTGAATTACAAGATATGTCCTATAATATGTAGAGTTGGACTTTGAAGGGACAAGTTAGAAAGGAAAAGTTAAGTTAAGAATTTGCTTTTCAGCTACGGACACTATTTTGAAAatggaaaacattcaaaactTACACACTTTCCAGCACAGTAAAAATAGCCTGTGATCTCAGTGGCAGTCTGCCCCACATCAAGACAGGTGTCCTGATAGTCTAGTTTAGAGTTACAGTATGGTATTGTGCAGAATAGAACAAAATTCAGCTCTGTCAAGCATGCTACATAAGCAATGACTCAGGAGATTAATGAGATCTAACACAACTTATCCTGAGTACATGTTTAGTTATCTAGGTTTGATCTTTTCTGCACTGGAGGGATGTCATAAAGCAGGAAGtataaacaaaataactgaagtaatgtagGCTCACCTCAGAATTTCCTTTCTTGTGAAATATGTACAGTCCtgtaaatacaatttaaattcAATGTAAGCTGTTTACATACAGTGATGTGTATAATATTTACTCAGTAATAGCAATACATCAATAAAAAACACTTATTTTACACAATTTTATGCATTTTGTAATTATAACAGTAGAGTTGGTAAAGTACAGAAGTAAATTTTTGGAAGCAAATTATCAATTGCTTACAGCACAGGCAAAGTGatctactattattattattattgttatgtaTCAGCATGTTATGGTGATGTTGTGGTTGATCAAAGCAGTGAAGTTCAATACTTTTTTTAATGGCAATTATTTTTGTGTAAATATTCATTTAAAGCACACAAAGTTTCTCCATTAAAGGAGCAccaaaaatcaaatgaaatacTTTGTTTATAAATACTTTacttaccatttaccatttatttaccATATGACATCTCTAACTTTGCACCTCAAATTACTTCTTAGAGTTTTTTTCCATCAATAATGATGCAAgtcaaaagcaaagcaaaggaAGTGCTGCACCACATGGGGTAGgatccttttcttttttgctaatAGTATGAAGAGGTCTGATTAATCTTGTTCGTAGATGTTAAGCTAATACTGATAACGGTATCTCCATTCATTCTCAGTGAGCCTTATCAATTAATTCATaaagaaacaggagtgataccaACCTGATAGGCATCTAGCTGCTGTGCCGTAAAGATGGTTTGTTTATTTCCCATGTCTGAGCGCAGAAACACAGAGTCTCAGGTCCATCGCTGCTCCAGCATCAAGTCCTTTTTTAAAGTGGGTATGCTAGTTATGAAATACTCTGACAAAGGGAAGCCAGAGCCAAAGAGGAGATCAGGTGTCTGGCTGCACCAGGGCCCTTTGGTCCCCACTATAATGGAGGCATTTCATCGTTTTCTCCATTGTGAATAGAAACCCCTTTGACAGTGAATAAGGGCTGTCGTCCAGCATCATGCCAAGTGGTATCAACCCCCTTTGGTGGCACTCTATGGCCAACGCCTTGTTCACCGCTCAGGTTACACTCTTTAGAGACAGGGTTTTGTAGTGGGCAAATAGAGTTTTTGATGGGAGACAAGTTTTGTTTCAGTTGAGAACTTAATTGCTGtatcgatagatagatagatagatagatagatagatagatagatagatagatagatagatagatagatagatagatagatagatagatagatagatagatagatagatagatagatagatagatagatagatagatagatagaaagaAAGTTGTGAAGTGTTTTAGCTTTTAAGTGTTACAGAGCTCACTTAAAACTGAACTTGTGTTGACTTGTATGCACACAAAATGAGTGCAGAAACACCTTGAGGCACAGACATAAAACTTCCCTTTGATCCTGCAATTATGATTTATAATAGCAGGTGTACAGTATCAACTTTACCTCACTCTATTCCAGGTAGGATGAGTAATAAGGATGAAACTTACCAGAACAACCAGTGATTGCAGTCATAAAAATAAAGGCTCAATAAAGGTTAAACCTTTTGGgtcatatattttattttgaaaaatccaCATCTGTCTGCAACAACCCGAGATTCTTTGGTCCCGTTAAAGACCCCAAAGAACAATTTCAATGATGCTTCTATTATAgaaaatattgtgttttttgtcttccATACCACATGATTCACCACATCATAATTCATGTCAGACACCAATGCTTATGATGCACGGCATAAACACCTATGAGCTGTTAAAAGACATTAAATGAACAGAGACATTACATCAGTCTAATTCTTGGAAAGCTTCCTAACACTTTGACTTTAGCTTGTGATGCGTTTTATACGAGGTCACAGAGAGCTGTGCCATCTTACAGCTGAACACATACCTTACTGTACTGATGGGGCATCTTTAAAGGACTCTCTATTTATAGTCCAGCatattctgtcttttttctaaTGCTCCTATTTCATGAGCATCTTTTTCTCCAGCAGCAGAAAGCTCTGGTAGTTTTGTCTATGTGTCCAAAGGCATGCACGTTagtttaactggtgattctaaattagcaGTAGGTGTGGATGCAAGGTAGATAAAGCAGAATAACAATGTGGTGTGAAAAAACTCACTGTGGCTTTTAGTGGAAACTGTTTTGAGTGGTCAGTAAGGCTTAAAAAAAAGCACCTTTCTGTTTGCCTTTGTTCCGTGCTCTAAGGATTTATATTCCCGGATTGATTCTTGCTATACTCTATGGAGAGAGAGTTAACAAGATAAATCTGAGGGCTCAAAGCAATGAGAGGAACATCTAAACTAGTGAAGAATAACTGGGTGGCAAGAGGAATTTATTTAAATCAACAGTTAATTTACTGACATTAACAACAAAAGTCAAGGACACTGCAACTCATGAGAATTACTGTTTGCAGAGGAAAATGGTTTAACTGTAAATGTgtgaatactttttaaaatcatcatataacAACATATAACATTTTGCTGTTACATCACATTTGATAAGctattaatttatttgtttagtCATATTATATTACCACTGTATTTACCTAAGACATTGTGTTCTATGTTTGCTGTTTAACTAAGATTTACTTTCACCCTTAAAAACTTAATCTTAACCATAACCAGTATAGTTATTATAACCATTGTAAATATATAATTGAttccaaaacaaaccaaacaacagGGACTATGATAGACATTATAACCTTCCCAATAAGGGCTTTTATTACAAGACTGTGGAGAAGTATAGctaaatgtatgtttttcttttagattcAAATACATACTCTTATTTCAGGAATGTCTTTTGTTAAGAGGATGGTTTGTAGGAGGATGGCCTTTTGTGCTCACTGGACCCAATTCTTACCTAATCGGGGAAACCCCTTTGGACATCAGTGCCCTCTAGTGGTGAAAAGGAAGATGTCCAGTAGGCTAGTGGAGGCCTCTTGTTTGTAAAGTTAGTATTCAAACAGCCTGAATATACTCAGTGCAGATGAATGACATAAGATAAGATGCCTTCACTGTCATTACATACAGTGATACATTAATATTGCAAGTGGTGGTATAGTGCCATAAAAAATGCATTACATGCATCCATGTATACATAATAACGCGATCGTAACATGAACTATTTAGCGATACTGAATTCTGATGAGCCTGATCTAGCACAACGTTAGGGATTACTTTTCTCAAAAAGAGGAGCCAGAGAAACACTTCTGAAAGGCAAAAGACGAGCTTTAATACAGATTTTTGAAAACTTATAAAAGTCCACAGAGCTGGAAAACATGGGGTGGAAATAAAGGAAGCTTAAAGTAACTggagacacacaaaaaagactcatcacaaaaaaaacaggaagtattagaaacataaaataaatatagacaTGAGCAAGGGAAGGCAAGGCAGGAGAGAAAGGTGAACGCTAAGAAACAAGAAATTACATCCATTGTAATCATAGCAGGTCAACAAGTTAAATTTATACTTTACAAAAAGGTTACAAGcctttttttcatatttcatttgttagagtttttgttttttggtggttGGTTTGAATTGTGAAGCTTTGTTAAGCCTCACAACTGATGCATCAGACTGATGCAAGGGCCAATAAACAAGACTTtcatttacaatatttattcaaatatatcccaacacaaaacataaaaaatacagatttaCAAATTTATTTAACATTCCTTTgattatttaatatcatttcaattactttcatatattataatttatcattatttacatATACTACAGTGTCACATGTAGGACTGGGCACATGATAGTTGCAGTCAAAGTTTCCAGGGTCAGCTGACCAAGCTCTATTTACaatgtttacagtttttaatCTTCGCAGCCCGATACCAGTGACTAGTTAACGTTAGTGGCACCCACAGCTTCCAGCCACCATGTCATTGTACTGTTTTAAAACCACGttctcatcatcatcaaagaagAGCAAGTTGATGGAAAAGAGCTTGTCGGGCACACAGCACGGCGTCTCAATGCCTTTCACCAGCTTCAAGGCATTGATGATGGACTGGACAGTGGCGTGGTTGGTTGGTTTCATGGTCTGACCCAGAGGAAAGGGGCAGGAGCCTTTGCAATAGTAAGCGTTGTACCCCTTTGGTGATACGATCCAGCCCGACCAGCCGATCTCCTCGAAGTCTACGTTGAGGGGAAACCGCTGGCAGTGCGTGGTTGCACCATCTGCATCGTAGCCCAGAGATCGAGCACTACGGGAAGGTGGACCGGACATGGGAGTCTGGGGCAGGTTGGAAGTTTCTGCTGTATCATCTGAATCTGGAGAAAGAAATCcactgttttaaaaatgcaatgtTTGAACTGTTACTAAGTACATTCCATAAACAGAAGAGGAAGCAGTGATGGACAAGTAGATCTAGAAGTTTGAATGTAGAGTGCAAAGAAATATAACATCTAAAGCCCTTAAGTGGgacacacaaaacactgaaagcttcatttttcatcaaGCTGTTGAATTGTAAGCATACTCCCAGTCAGTCACAGGCCAGTCGTACGTGAGTGTTTCCTTCATAAGCATGCAAAATACTGGTTGCACATGTGGATGGAAATATTGTCAGCACTGACCTCAGTGAACATTTAGTTCACTCTTccattaaaactaaaactaaggCTGCTGTGCTTATGAATATAGAGACTGGAGGCTGGTTTCCCTTTAACCACTTTAAATCTTATCTACAAGGCTGCTATCTTCACTTTTAATTAATATCACTGGGAGTAACTGACATTAAAGTAGAAATCTCACCTTTGCTCGCAAGAGGATTAGAGTAGCGGCCATCATCAGTAAAGAGAACCAGCATGGGCTGTTTGCTGTGATGGTGGTGGCGCCCTGAGGCAAAGCGGATCAGTTTTTTATCCATTTGGCTCCCTCCCAGTGTCCGAACCACCACTTGAAGTCCCAGGTTGGTGCCCTCATCAACCATCCGGGAGCGCACCTTCAGAAGGAAAGGTCATCGGTTTATTTCAGCACTCTCCACTGTCCAGTGTAGCTCAAAGCAGATATTTGTGGGCTTTAAAGAGTCGGTGATACTTACTGCGTGTGTGATTGTGAAGACTTCCCAACCAGAGGAGTGCACTGGGATGAGTCGAGAGGAAAGCAGCTTCTTCTGCGTAAAATTGGTTGTGCTGGAGTCAAGCAGCTGATAAACACTGACCTGAAAGAGCCAAATTAATGTAGACAGAATTAGAAACAGCCATTCAGCCACTCAGGTTTAAATACCGGTCTACAGCTGGTCTACATACCTGGCTGAAGTGATGTCTGTTTAACGTCAAGGGTGCCTGAGGTCTCAGCTTATAAAGATGGAGCTCTGCAGCGAGAATCTTCTCTGTTCTTGCGACCATTGACAAATTGAAGCTGAACTCCACCTGATCACTGTACACTGCAATAGAAATGAGAGGGTTAGGGCTCAAATCAGAGTGTCTTCCATAGCAGCCATCCTGGCACGCATGCGGGGACACATCAGATCTTACATTTATCAAAGAAGCTGCGCACAGTATTCCCTTCCAGAAGATGCGGATCCTTGGTCACGCCGTCCACGTCGGCTACCGCGTTGTACAAATCAAGCATGTACTGAGGGGGCTGTTTGTGTCCATGAAACGCAGGGGGGTCATCCATCCCGAAAACCTCCAAAAGTCTCTTTATAGCAGCTGAGCGGACTTCCTCGGACTCTGTCGCGGGGGTAAACGAGTTCTTCGGGTAGTGAAGCGACACGGCAGCCGCCGTGCACAGCAGTGCGGCGAAGCTGATGACAAACTTCAGCATATTTGTCGCGTGAGTAAATTCCCGGTGAGCCAAAGTCTTCGATCTGCGAGCTGCGTGGAGTGACAGTGGGATCCGTGAAGGCCGACTTTTATATCAAATGCCCCCGTTTCCTCTCCAGTGCCGCCAGGCCCTCAGTAAACAGCAGTAAAGATGCTATTTGGTCGCAAATGTAAATCAGCAATGAGCGAATGTAAACGCAGACTAATGGGGGCGTTAAAAGGTGTGACCTTTCCATTCAGCCTGCGTCTGGCAATAAAGGCTCGAATAAACTACCCTCAGCCTACGAAAAGTTTAAATTCTCACTGAGAATACAGTATATTGTTGAGTATGTTGTATAATGCCGTTCAGTGATATTAAGCATATTTAATATCTAGCAGCCTGGATGATTTTATAAGAGGCAAAAATCTAAACTTGAAGGTGGAATAAGCTCGGAGGTGAAGTCTTGAGGACATGCACTCACAGTGGGAGGTTAACTGCGCCTAAATGAATCAATTAATCTGGAATAGCGGGCGCAGTGTCTTAGGTGAAAAAACCATTAGGTTGACAAAAAGTCAAGTGTCGCTGGGAACACTGTGAGATTTACATAAGCGCTGGTTCAGCTGGATGATCGCCACATTTGCAGTTTAGGTTTTGGAAAACGCGCCACAGTATTCTTCTGGGCCAATCAGACCAATCAGAAATcattttttattgcacaaatgAGTTATTGTCTGCAACATTATTATGATTGTTATTTGTTCTTGAACTCTCGCTCCTCACTGCGATGCAAGTGGAACTGATTCTGCAGGTTTCTTCTGCATTAAGTCtaataaaaaaatcagttcagttcaattttctcattttatatTCAAGAGTAATAATTTCTCAGTAATGTCATCTTCTTTCACATAGAAATATTATTTACATATTTCAACTGTAGATGGATTTAGGTCTAAATTATGCGTTAAACAtattatttcagtgtttctaGGAAACCATTTGCTGCCTTTGATCTTTATGCACGATTAGCCAGGCGCAAAAGGCAAACTGAGGCCAAAAAGAGAAATTTGTTTCCCTCGCTGTAATAAACACGTAAAAGATCAAAGTTTTTTCTGCATGACACTTTGCAGGCAGGTCATAAAACGTTTCTTTAGATGACAAAGTTGAGTGTTCACATGTTGGTATTAAAACAAAGCGCTACTAGCACGTGTTTTTTCAAAGGGGGCATTTgcaaagttgtttttctttttttgcgcCTCTTTTCGAGGCTTCTCCAAAGCTTCTTattggaaaagaagaagaaaaaaaaggttgtgTGTTTTATGATGCATCTGGAGAGGAACACAGACCCAAATATCTTTATATTACATCATGACattattagaattagaatttGTTCTTCACAATATTTCAGATTTAAGTGACTCACAGATCATCTTAAAGACTATAGCGCATTTTTTCTTAGCTtacatactttttaaaaaaatacaaattctaCTAAATATACATGAATTAAAAAGAGGatcacacactcattttttCAAATTAGATCGTAGATCTTAGATTTAAATCTTTAACTTTTTCCCATCGTGTTTCTTTTGCATTCTCAGTATTTGTACAATGGTTTAAGCACAAGTCCTCGTTTATTGTTGTATTAAATTTATTTACAAATTTAGCATCTTACATATATTACATAtgatacaataataaaaattcACTTTAATATTCACTATTTCGTGGGGTCATCAACAGCTACAGTAAATATGGGGCCCAACTGTGGCAACCTCTTGAAGTCTttcaagtttgtttgtttgttttttccagcagagggcgctgtgATTAGTTTCGACAATGGCAGGACGTGATGGACAGGATTGTACGAATCTGCCCATACTGGTTTACAAAGCTGTGGCTCTCATATCCCTGAGGAACACAGGAACTGGACTGTCTCTCGGACCACAAGTGGCAGATTTCTGGATCAGATGGACTCCTGCAACAAAAACATagaaaaaggcaaaaagaataaaatcacTAATCACTTTATTGCTATACGCAGGCAGCATTTCATTTATctctcaaaacatgtttttttttttataggaaaatgtacagaaatagaACTAAATATAATTTTTGTATCTAGTTTACCATTATtgccagtatgacaaaatgtaCAAGTATTTGGTCTCACACATGTTGTACCATTCTGTACAGTACAGTAAGAAAGTTACAGTAGGATAATTGTGGATCTTGTGATGTCTATATATGCACAACGTCTTTCCCCGTCgtggaagaagaaagaagaaaaatatttgaCAAATCTGCCCAAAACACTTTTCTAACTAAAAAatatattgttatttattaggCAAATAACAAACTGAAATCCAGTTTTTACACTAAAATTTGAGCTGGCACACTTGAGTTTGTTAAGAAGAAATTGGTCAAGTAAAATATTTAACACTGAAGCTGAATTTTTCTGCTCAGAAAGGCAAGTTAATAACTGTAAGTTGGCACCTTAATCAAAAACTAATAATGTGCTAAATTTTCCTCCCTTTTTTGTAAAACGGTAAACTAGAAAATTAATTGATAagataaattattacattttatcaataaaatatgatttttgatTAAAGAGCCTGCACATATTGGTGGATTAACTATCAGAGAAAACCTGAAAAATGCTGAAAGATTCTTATTAACTTAGCTGTAAACCTTGCATTAGGTGGTGGTTGAATAAATCTGTTAAATGCTGCACCTCTTTATGGTAATAAATTCTATCTATCGTTTGCCTTACAAAGTGTAGGGTAAATTTAGATGGTggattttatattattttgatATGGTTAAGATAAAGCATTAACACTGGTTCTCTGCAAACATCTCAAAATAAAGTAGAAGGTGTAAAAAGAACATTTGGTGTAGGAATTAACCCCAAAGTCAACACGCTGAGAGCAGAAGGCGTCAGAGCTCACAAGTAATTGTTATGAGGTGTGCATGAGGCAGTGTGGAGCAGCTGTGTTCACACATACCTGAGAAGGCATCGGTTTCCTGTAGTGCAGCTTCCCAAACATCTGCCCACATCTACTTCCTGAAGAAAATTAgcaacagagagaaagaggaatcAGCTCACAGCTGCTCGCAAATATTTACCCAGTTGAGTTGGGGTCCAGCTGCTGCTTAGCATGTTTAGCACTGCTTTGATTCACCACCTGCAGAGGCCATTTGTGTTGGTGCTCCACTCGCACCTTTGGTTCTTGGACATGGCAGACTACCCAAACCGAGTCTTTAACTTAAATCCTTACCGTCTATTAGATAAACGTGATGTTAAAATCAGAGATACTGACTTACTTTGCAGTTGTACGGCTGGTAGAAAGCTTCTTTTTGTGAATTTGGTGTTTAATCCTTATTTGCTTCAGCATGGCATGCAAATCTGTGCAATGGTgctttcaaatatttttttctgatatCAGTCGGCCTGGGAATTAAATAAGTCATTGTAAAGTGAAACGTTTTTGTAAGTGCAAAGAAACAGTAAAGTGTTGTGGGAGTATTGACCTGGTTTGACTCATTCGCCTTCTTTATGCAGTTTAGAAGAAGTTAAAATTATGCCAGAGATTCCTGCTCTCCTACAACAATCAAAGCCTCAAGTCTGTGCTTGTGCGTGAATACGCATGCAGGCCATGCTGATTTACTTCACACCCAGGATGCACGGAGCCAGCCAGTGTGTTGTTTTGATTAAGTGCTGTCTTCCACTTATCTGCGGTGAACAAAGatacttaattattgtctggcACCTGGCTAGAGCCCCATTTCCTCTTGACCTCACTACAAAAGAGTGTGAAACTGCCACCAAGCGTGAATCCTTCTTGCAGTGTGAACTGTGGCATGGGGGCTAATGAAAGAAGGAATTATGTTTATTGCAAAGGGCTGggtttgaaattaaaatggaAGGGTAGGGATTTTGTGGAAAATTAAAGTTGTAGTAATAGCTTGTAGGTGACACTTACTTTGAGCTTCTCTTCCTTGATTCCCTCTGCATGGTGGACTGTTTCATAATAATACTCCACGTATCGAACCCTGTAACAGCTTTCCTTCAGCTCACAGGCTGCCACAGTCTGTATGAGATCCACTTCGTTAGGGGTTTCCACCAAGGCTGATTCAAACTTTG harbors:
- the cib3 gene encoding calcium and integrin-binding family member 3 produces the protein MGNKQTIFTAQQLDAYQDCTYFTRKEILRLFYRYRDLAPQLVPLDYTNHPDVKLPYELIGSMPELKDNPFRQRIAEVFSEDGEGNMTLDDFLDMFSVLSEMAPRDLKAYYAFKIYDFNNDDFICKSDLEKTLNKLTRNELTEDEVRMVCEKVIDEADLDNDGRLSLEDFQHMIVRAPDFLSTFHIRI
- the admp gene encoding anti-dorsalizing morphogenic protein yields the protein MLKFVISFAALLCTAAAVSLHYPKNSFTPATESEEVRSAAIKRLLEVFGMDDPPAFHGHKQPPQYMLDLYNAVADVDGVTKDPHLLEGNTVRSFFDKLYSDQVEFSFNLSMVARTEKILAAELHLYKLRPQAPLTLNRHHFSQVSVYQLLDSSTTNFTQKKLLSSRLIPVHSSGWEVFTITHAVRSRMVDEGTNLGLQVVVRTLGGSQMDKKLIRFASGRHHHHSKQPMLVLFTDDGRYSNPLASKDSDDTAETSNLPQTPMSGPPSRSARSLGYDADGATTHCQRFPLNVDFEEIGWSGWIVSPKGYNAYYCKGSCPFPLGQTMKPTNHATVQSIINALKLVKGIETPCCVPDKLFSINLLFFDDDENVVLKQYNDMVAGSCGCH